The Helicobacter canis genomic sequence CCGCATTTGCACACACGCCAAAGGTGCTAAAAATCATCGAAGAAAAAGATTGCGATGAAGCGCAAAAAGCCATAACACTTGTCAATGCTGGGATCTATGCCTTTGATACAGAGCTGCTAGAGCGTAGCCTGCCTAGACTTAGCAATGATAATGCGCAGAGAGAATACTACTTAACCGACATTATCGCGCTAGCTAGAGAACAATGGGATTCAGCTTTGCGCGATAAATCTTTGATTGCATCGCGCGCGCGGCGGTTACATACGCCAAGTATGCGCCCTTGCGCGCGCTCGCAAAGCAAAGATTTCTCATCGCAAATCCTAGAATCCTGCCCCGAGATGGATAAACAAACAAGCGCAATTCCTAGAATCCTAGAAGAAGACAAACAGGCTGGGCGTGAAAAATCCTGCCGCGAGCAACTTCAACTAGAATCCACTTTTGACACCGCCACACTACACGAGCCAGCAAAGGATTCTAGGAGCTTCGCCCAAAATGCTCAAAATGTAGCCACGCCGCAGGCGGAAGGATTTGAGATGAGAAATTGTGGCTTTCAAGGCGGGGGCGAAGGGATTTACCTAGCGGAGAGCCAAGCCCCCGCCGCAGAATCCACGATTTATCGCTCAAAGCCAACGCCCAACACACTAATCGCGCCCTTTTATGGCAATGCGCGCGAGTTTATGGGCGTCAATTCTAAGAGCGAGCTAGCTCAAGCAGAAGCTATCTGCCTGCAAGCTCTTAGGCAAAGGGCTATGGATCAAGGCGTGATTATGCGGCTGCCAGAGAGTATTTATCTAGAAGAGTGGGTGGAGTTTGAAGGAGAGTGCGAGATAGAAAATAATGTCCGCATTTGTGGCAAAAGTGTCATTAAGCATTCCCATATCAAAGCAGGTAGCGTGATAGAAGATAGTGTGATAGAGCATAGCGACATCGGTCCTATGGCGCATATCCGTCCCAAAAGCCACATCTCCCACACACATATAGGCAATTTTGTAGAGACCAAGTCCGCACAGCTAAATGGCGTGAAAGCAGGGCATTTAAGCTATCTTGGGGATTGCGAGATAGGCTCTGGGAGCAATGTAGGTGCTGGGGTGATCACTTGTAATTATGATGGCAAGAAAAAGCATCGCACCATTATCGGGCAGAATGTCTTCATCGGCAGCGATACCCAGCTAGTCGCCCCTGTGGAGATAGAATCTAGCTCAATCATCGGCGCAGGCTCTACAATCACCACAAATGTCAAAAGTGGCGAGCTAGCTCTCTCACGCACCAAGCAAAGCAACATCGCAGGCTTTTTCCACCGCTTTTTTGCCAAGTCTTAGGCTAGTGCTAAGTCGTAGCTAAGTCAAAATCAGCTATCCTAATCGTGCATAAGGGGATATAAGGAGTGCTGATGTTAAAGACTTTCCGTGCGAAGATGATTTTTACATTGATTGTGTTTTTTGTCGTGGGGGTGCTTGGGCTAATCGCCCTGCTGCAAAGCAACTTCAACAAACTTGCCAAAAAAGAATCCACTCACACAGTAAATATGCTTAGTAAATCTATCTTCTACACAATCCGCGCGGGTATGAATATCGGCTCAAGAGAAGCCATTGAAGCTAGCGTGCAGGACTCTAAATCTATCCCAGGTATCGAAGATGTCAAGATCTATCAAGCTCCAAGCGTGGTGGAGCTCTTTGCCATACAGGAGCCGCTTATCCCCACAGAAGTCGTGCGCAAGGTCTTTGATGGCAAGGAGTCAGTGCTAGAATCTAGCGGAGAGTTTGCTCTGCTCTATGAGCCGCTTATAGCCCAAGATAGTTGCCTTATGTGCCACGCCAATGCGCAAAAAGATGAAGTCCTAGGCGTTATGGAGCTGAAAATCTCGCTCAAAGAGCTGCACGAAGGGATTGTAGAGAGTATGTATTGGGTCATTGGCACAACGGCTGTGGCGTGTCTAATGGCATTGGGCGGGCTGTGGGTGTTTTTTGAAAGGGAGCTTATCGCTCCACTAGGATTTTTACGCGCTATGGCACAGGATCTCACCAGCACCAAAGAGGGCGATCTCACCAAACGCATAGCCATAAAGAGACAAGATGAAGTAGGGATCACTTCATCATTTTTCAATCGCTTTATAGAAAAAATCCAAAACACCATAAAAATCGCTAAAAATGTCTCCACGGAAAATCTCCAGACTATAAACAATCTCAATGAAATCTCCCTAGAGCTATCCAAAAACTCCTCCATACAAGTAGCACATATCGATACGGTTGGTGTGTTTGCCAAAGATATAGCCCAGCAGACTCAGCAGACTAAAGATGATATTGCCAAAATGGTAGAAAATGTCTCAAACACGCAAAATGCGCTTGATGAGTTTATACAAGATCTAGAATCTGTCGCAAGCAAAATGCAGCAATCAAGCCAAGATCATCAGCAGATTTTTGAAAGCGCGAAAGTCCTTGTAGAAAATGCCGACCAAACGCGCCAAACACTCTCTTTCATAGCAGATATTGCTGATCAAACCAATCTTCTAGCCTTAAATGCTGCCATTGAAGCCGCTAGAGCAGGGGAGCACGGCAGGGGCTTTGCTGTGGTGGCAGATGAGGTAAGAAAGCTAGCGGAGCGCACGCAAAAATCCTTAAACGAAATCTCTGCGATGACAAATGCGAGTGTGCAGAGCATACAAGAAGTAGGAGAAGAGATCCAATCCACCGCGCAAGAAGCCCAGCAAGTCGCAGACCAAGCCCAAGATCTCATCAATAACGCCCACCGCACCAAAGAGCTTCTAGACCAGAGCTTGCAGGCATCTGGCAATATCGCTAAGAAAAATGAAGAAATCTTTGCCAAGACTCTTAGCCTAAGCCAGCAAATGGAAGAAATCATCAAGCTCTCATCGCGCACCAAAGAGCTAGGCAAGCAGGTAGAATCTATCGTGAAAAGCACCGAGCAAAAGACCAAAGAGCTAGATGGCGGGATCTCTGCGTTTAAGACTTAGTGAGTCCTAAGCCCTCCATAGCTGGTGGCAAGCCTAGATCCGCGTTTGTTGTGAGCGAGCCAAACACCACAGCCCCACCGCAAAGCGTAGCTTCTTTAGAAAACAAGCAAAGCGAAGTTTCTTTAGAAAACAAGGGATACCGCTCGCCGTTAGGCGATGTTTCTTTAGTAATCCATAAAAATATACCAAAAAACATAGCCTAGAATCCGTGTTTGTTATGGATCGCCACGCGGTGCAGAAGCACCGCTCGCGATGACAAAAGAGACTTTCACACTAGAATCCACTTTTGAAACACCCACCGCCCCGCCGCAAAGCGTAGCTTCTTTAGTAACCATAAAAACATAAAAAGTGGATTCTAGGGGGTTTAGGCTTGTTTCATCACCGCTTTGGGATTCTAGCTGCGCAAGCTGAATCCTTGTCAAAAAGTGGATTCTAGTATAAAGCTTCTGCGGCTATAAGTGTGAGATAAGTTTGTGTGGGTGTGGTGGCTTGTGGGGTTCTAGGATAGGGGCTAGGATCTAGGATCTACAAGCTTATCAATGCCTAGCAGTAGCGATCTGCTAGGCGCGATATTTGCGTGAGCTTGTCAAGCTTTGTTATCTGTCAAGCAGTGTTGCAAACTGCTTGATTTCATCTTCTTGAGCGGCGATGATTTCTTTAGCGATTTTTGTAATAGTGGCATTATTTGTAATGCTTAATATCTGCTTTGCTGCATCAAT encodes the following:
- a CDS encoding methyl-accepting chemotaxis protein — protein: MLKTFRAKMIFTLIVFFVVGVLGLIALLQSNFNKLAKKESTHTVNMLSKSIFYTIRAGMNIGSREAIEASVQDSKSIPGIEDVKIYQAPSVVELFAIQEPLIPTEVVRKVFDGKESVLESSGEFALLYEPLIAQDSCLMCHANAQKDEVLGVMELKISLKELHEGIVESMYWVIGTTAVACLMALGGLWVFFERELIAPLGFLRAMAQDLTSTKEGDLTKRIAIKRQDEVGITSSFFNRFIEKIQNTIKIAKNVSTENLQTINNLNEISLELSKNSSIQVAHIDTVGVFAKDIAQQTQQTKDDIAKMVENVSNTQNALDEFIQDLESVASKMQQSSQDHQQIFESAKVLVENADQTRQTLSFIADIADQTNLLALNAAIEAARAGEHGRGFAVVADEVRKLAERTQKSLNEISAMTNASVQSIQEVGEEIQSTAQEAQQVADQAQDLINNAHRTKELLDQSLQASGNIAKKNEEIFAKTLSLSQQMEEIIKLSSRTKELGKQVESIVKSTEQKTKELDGGISAFKT